The following are from one region of the Leishmania braziliensis MHOM/BR/75/M2904 complete genome, chromosome 21 genome:
- a CDS encoding putative adenylate kinase: protein MKVPVPFMSSNDGLSEDTIKYIKDNNIGQLMEYLLRGIITEKPAKPLRYVHELTASSLPPRLALAGPPASGKGTQAGYICSYYKRTTGKKPVHVSSGDLLRAEVAEGTHLGKIAEDYMQRGELVPDSLIISIIRGRLTKEDAVMNGWLLDGFPRNRSQAIALDAAGLTPRILMVLDTPDEVLFERVEGRRTDPLTGTIYHLKYNPPPEDDTALLERLQHRDDDTREVLGPRLDGYHSMVNDLLDYYGSIMYHVDANRPMSVITKDITEYLQNHDIM, encoded by the coding sequence ATGAAAGTGCCTGTCCCCTTCATGTCTTCCAATGACGGCCTTTCCGAGGACACCATCAAGTACATCAAGGATAACAACATTGGGCAGTTGATGGAGTACCTCCTGCGTGGCATCATCACCGAAAAACCAGCCAAACCGCTTCGCTATGTACATGAATTGACggcctcgtcgctgccgccgcggctggcCCTGGCTGGACCGCCGGCAAGCGGTAAGGGCACGCAAGCAGGTTACATCTGCTCCTACTACAAGCGTACCACTGGCAAGAAGCCAGTCCATGTCTCATCGGGCGATCTTCTGCGCGCCGAAGTGGCTGAGGGCACCCACCTGGGCAAAATTGCCGAGGACTACATGCAGCGCGGCGAACTCGTTCCGGATAGCCTCATCATCAGCATTATCCGCGGCCGACTGACAAAAGAGGACGCAGTGATGAACGGGTGGCTACTGGATGGTTTCCCGCGCAACCGCTCTCAGGCGATTGCGCTGGACGCGGCAGGCTTGACCCCCCGCATCCTCATGGTACTTGACACCCCAGATGAAGTTTTATTCGAGCGCGTCGAAGGTCGTCGCACCGACCCGCTCACTGGCACCATCTACCACCTCAAGTACAACCCGCCTCCTGAGGACGACACAGCGCTGCTTGAacgactgcagcaccgcgacgATGACACCCGCGAGGTGCTTGGCCCTCGCCTAGATGGGTACCATTCAATGGTGAACGACCTACTGGACTACTACGGATCCATCATGTATCACGTTGACGCGAACCGGCCGATGTCAGTCATCACGAAGGACATCACCGAGTACCTCCAAAATCACGATATCATGTAG
- a CDS encoding putative vesicule-associated membrane protein: MANNANQESHALYGAVVVRLMDRVMLCKTPDLPTGGFTIPGTAWADLVSRCSAPHFRTSAFLSVTADRDPTQEVTLSYHLMTDDALGYGVIGAKAVGRREGHAALDELAALFKKMFVEPPSKLNPKLVDVFVRPARDLMVRHSSGAAAGAADNKVTKVKLAVDEVKNMALDNVERVIQRGQRIDDIVQATDDLQFQAEGFQRNSRDLRNQMWWSSMKGRIMLAGAVSFMLMLFYFTFFAGNGSSKKTTTQAPSSAPA, translated from the coding sequence ATGGCCAACAACGCCAACCAGGAGTCGCACGCGCTTTATggcgctgtggtggtgcgccTGATGGATCGTGTGATGCTCTGTAAGACGCCTGATTTGCCTACGGGTGGCTTCACAATACCAGGCACCGCATGGGCGGACCTCgtcagccgctgcagcgccccACACTTCCGCACCTCCGCGTTCCTCAGCGTAACCGCCGACAGGGACCCCACACAGGAGGTGACCTTGTCCTACCACCTCATGACCGATGACGCGCTTGGCTACGGTGTGATCGGTGCGAAAGCAGTTGGCCGCCGAGAAGGGCACGCCGCGCTTGAcgagctggcggcgctctTCAAGAAGATGTTCGTAGAGCCACCATCGAAGCTGAATCCAAAGCTGGTGGATGTTTTTGTGCGTCCAGCGCGCGACCTCATGGTGAGGCAtagcagcggtgccgctgcgggagCGGCAGACAACAAAGTGACGAAGGTGAAGCTAGCGGTGGATGAGGTAAAGAACATGGCGCTGGACAACGTGGAGCGCGTCATCCAGCGCGGGCAGCGCATCGACGACATTGTGCAGGCTACTGATGATCTTCAGTTTCAGGCGGAGGGCTTCCAGCGCAATAGTCGTGATCTCCGCAACCAGATGTGGTGGAGCTCGATGAAGGGGCGGATTATGCTGGCAGGTGCCGTCAGCTTCATGCTCATGCTGTTCTACTTCACTTTCTTTGCTGgtaacggcagcagcaagaagacgacgacgcaaGCTCCGAGCTCGGCACCGGCATAG